One Oncorhynchus mykiss isolate Arlee chromosome 25, USDA_OmykA_1.1, whole genome shotgun sequence genomic window, AGCGAACCAAACCAGACCACCTCTCGAGATGGTCTCAGTTCAGTTCAGGGGCTCTTGAGGGTTCTGAGTTCATTTGGAGTGTTCACACTGCACAAAAATTAAGAACTGCACTACCTTAACAAAAAAATTGTCTGAAAGGGGACCGAGTGTGAATACACCCTAAGACTAACTTTCTCTCAACTACATTTCTGAAAGCATGCTCCCACAGCTCTTTATCCACTCCgcaatacaagtgtcatacactAACATTTTCACACCATTTCCTACACTATTAAATGTGACTAAGGACATCCAGTGGTCAATCTGGGCTTTATTCTGTATGGTGCAATGTTTCGGTGGAAGAGAGAATACTCATGTCCATCTGTGACACAGTATGTTCAACTTTAATTCTTCTGCTCTTTTTAGATTGCAAAAGTTGAGAAGCTAAAGCCCCTAGAAGTTGAACTAAGACGCCTCGAAGACTTGTCGGAGTCCATTGTGAATGACTTTGCCTACATGAAGAAGCGTGAAGAGGAAATGAGGGACACAAATGGTAAGTGCTATATGGAAAAAAACAAACGGGTGCAAAGCAACATGCTTTCACTCAACCAGAAAATGTTCAGTGTCTTTCATGTTCTCAATCTTTTTTTCCTGGTCTTGTGAAAATAGTAAAACCTTAGTTTATTTAAACCGACACGTTACTTGGTTAAATAGATTTTCCCTCACATTGCAGAATCCACCAACATACGTGTCTTGTACTTCAGTATCTTCTCCATGTGCTGTCTAATTGGGCTGGCAACGTGGCAGGTCTTCTACCTACGGCGTTTCTTCAAGGCGAAGAAACTGATTGAATAAAGCCATCTACGAAGCGGGGACCATGTTGAGGACGTTTGGGGAAATGGTGTGCAATTTGAGAGAGAAAAAGTTGGGTAGTAGCCCCCCTATACAATTTTAatttatttcagtcttctgtcaaCTTCAGTTTTTTACTAGCCTCATCTCAGGCACTGTTTTGATTAGAAATACATGGATACATTGGTTTGAGATTTATTCATGCAATATTGCATGAAAATAAACACACATTTTTAGTGAGTGCACAAAGCCTCCCATCACACATTCAGCTATTGTTATGCAAAAATAAAGTGTCCCCAGTATGTCAGGTACATGGTTGTGTTTTTGATTAAGAAGGCTTTCACTCTGGGTGTCTTTCATATAGCTATAAAGACTATACGGCATTAAAAGATTAATAGTAATTACAATAAATGTCTCATTTAATGAGGGAAATCCTGTTTTTAAATGAATCTTTTATCATTTGACAATGTTGGCACACTTATCTATTTCCATAAAGTTCCCAGGCTTTGTACATTCTTCTCAGTTTTCTGAGGTTTGGTCTAGGTGGTTCCTGTGAAAAACAAGAATATTGTTTAGCAAATTCTGATTGTGGAGCAAGACTAATTAGTATTTTGTTAATATCTGTAGTGACATGTTTGAAGTATTGATTTGTaatgtgttggaccccaggaaggttAGCTAATGGGGACCCTAATTACAAATGAAACAGTTCAAGTAAAATTCCACACAAACTATTTTGGTATGTTTCATTACTCCATTGATTATAGTCctgaaatgttttgcatgtcagcaaccAAGTTGAAGATTAACTTTCAAAATACGGCATACCACCTATTTTAAAAGTTGTcttaaacttgattgctgacatgcaaaacattttggaaatATATCAACAAATACCCACATTTTTTGTGGGGTGGAGCTTTCCTTTAAGCTGATCCTTAAATCAGTGCATGTCTATAGTGGTACCTCTTGGTCATTCAAGTGAAGGACGTCTACCAGCGGGGCGATGGATGGGCGGCCATGGGCACACTGGAAGGGCAGCTGGCATGAAGATAGAGCGCCTACCAGGCTGCAACACTCCTCCTTACTGAGGCGGTCATTGAATTTGATTGCACCTGTTTGGGCCATGACACTAATGAGAAACGTATACAAAGTACAGTATGACCACTGAATTAGAAAATAACACTCACCATGACATGCAAGGGAGGCGAGGACTTTAAGTACCGTAAGAGGCAATGTCCCTCGCACTCTGCCAGTTGAACGCAGTAACTGAGATGAAAGGAATAACACACAAAATAGATCAATAGAAATGAACTCTCACAAATTATTTGACATTATTCATCCTATTGATTGTTTTTTCAAACAAGACAGCATGGAAAACTATTCTCCTTTTAACTAAAGATTTTGGAAGAGTACACAGACAGCACTCATGCTCACCTCAATCTGCTCTTGAAGGTACTCCTGGAGGGCAGTTGCATGAGGTGGAAATGAATAGGAATGAGGTGATAATTGAATCAATAAGGAAATATTACAGGGTATAATGATTTTGCTGAGGTGGTATAATTCTCACCTCCACTATGGGCTTGATGATGGAACGCCTCCCCCGGCGGAGTTCattgctctccttctctgtgaAACACATTGGCACCTTCCCCACCAGGACCTGGGGATCTCCTATCTGCGAGAACTGCATCTCCAGACCCAGGCCCCTGAAGGATGGCCGGCAGGACCTATCGAAAGGAACACCCCCTAATCCATTTCATCAGAGCAGAAGCTGTGCCATCACCACTATAAACCCTCACTCCTAATTAAGTGGTTGAGACAATTGTCTCCACTTAACAGCTGGGAAAACCATTCACTACATCTTGCTTGGATGGTCAACAGAGTTCCTCTGACCGCTTGTCTTAGAGGCAGCTAAGCACTGACCTGAGCAGCCTCAGCTCCTCCTCTGTCACGCTGACCTCCAGTGGTGGGGCTACAGTGGATGAGCATAGCCGTCTCTCCCCCGGTGTCTCTGGATCATCCTCGTACGAATCTGCATCATTGCATACATAACAGAATGGGCGGTTACACTTTACACCAATTGCTCGTATTCCTACTTGGTAATGCTGTAATTACTACAGTAACAACACTGTATCAACATGTTGTTACAGAGTATTTCAGCATTGTCTTTGTAACTGCATAGCATCCACTTCAGGGTGGGGTGATCTTACCTGCAACTAGATTCTCAAGACGAACTCTCTCATGCGCAGCGTGTTGATCCACTAACACTAAAAGGTTCCCTGAAATTCAAAAGGTGTGATCACTTAGAAAGAAAAATGGATGACTTAAAACTGGAAAACTGTTTAAACTGACACCATCTCTGTACCATCAGTTTCGCTGCAGGCCACAGGCTCTTGGTCTTGTGTGTTGATAAGACATGCAAGAAACTTCTTATCCACTTGATGAATAACCTAGAAGGTAAGAGAGAAATATTTAGCTAGTGTTAGAAATCACTTCATGATGGGAAATAAAGCCACTGTATCAACACACTATCATGTGAATCAAAGGGTAATGAGATATTTGCCTTCATTGAGTGAATCATGTCCTTGGAGAAGCGGTATGGAAAGAGGATGTTATGGATCTTCACAGCCAGTCCTTCAGCTTGCACACTTGATATGTCCACACCAACCTGGCAAGTCATGGGTTGTTGAAATAAGCAATAATGTTCTTTAAAGGGAAGTCAAGACAACCCACAATTTCTACATGTGAAAATAAAGTTCCTAAATAATGTAATTGTATTTCATTTCTGGACTGAGGCAGGTAGTCTATTTGTACATTCTGGAGTGAAACGAGAGAATTTGGCTTACCATAGGAGGTCGTGCAAACACAGGGTTAGTCCACTCAGAGTACAGGGAGGACAGTGAATTAGAGTCCTGAATGCCATcttcaataaaaaataataagATTTCACAAGAATATAAAAAATAGGTTAATAATACACACACATTAGTCTACTGCAGCATTCTGATCTACATTTTTGCCAGAAACCTCCATTGTACCTCTATTGTCAGGCCCTGAACTAAGAACTCTCCCTGATTTGGATTTGGGAAGGAAGGGCAAGACTAGATCCATTTGAAATGGGTAACACCTGTACTCAATCCCTGCAGGGGAAGGAAGGAAAGCCAGGTAGTAAACACTAACACAAGCACTCATAGTCAAACATACATCCTTAAATATACTTTTCATACATAGCTTGCTACTGTCAAACTTGATCCAAACAATATAATGGTCTAAACTTTAAAAGTACGTGTTAGACAGATATGATAAACACATGATAAAAGTTCTTACCTTTTTTGGAGATGACACTGATTGCCATGTTGGTGACATCTGACGTGCAAGACACTTGTGTCTCTTCAGCAGAGGGTGCTTCATATTTACTGAGTCCTGTCACTTTGTTGATGTAGACCAGCTTCCCCACAGTGTCGTCATAGTGATGCAGCCAATCACATGATGCTGTGACATTGTTCGCTTCCTTTTCATCTGGCAGAGGATTTGTACTGCAGCCCGGGATGAAGTCACGATTCCGGCCAGTGTTATTGTGTTGTTCTCCATTATTGATGTCTAGAATAGCATTGTTTTCTACAGTGTCCTGGGGACATATATCCTCATTTGAAGTGGTCTCTGGTGGATGTACAAATGCACTGGTTGCAACCTCTGTCCTTTGGTGTTTTAAATGAGAGAGTTTGGTAGCCAAAGATATTTCACTGCTCCGAGCTGAGAGATATTTGAGTTTGGTGAACATGGAGAGTGTTAACGGGCTTTTGTGGTCTTTCATCAGATCCAGACGTGACTCTGTGACATCCCTTTCTTGATCCGCTTCAAGATAGGGCAAAACAGCCTTGGCATTCATAACCAAGTGTTCGGTCTGGGAAGCTGTGGCATCAATTGCTAAATAATTGCTATTAACGTCGACAGGAACTGGATTGGATTTGGTAAGCTTCCCGTATATTCTTCTGAACCTGTCCAGAGATCCAACCTCTTTATATAAAGCCAGCTTTTGACATGACATGAACGTAGAAATCTTTGAAGGGATGCCAGTGGGAAGGTCCTTACTTTCTTTGTTGTAAACGTGAAGATGGCCTGGGCCCTCCACCATAGGCCATTTTCGTTTTGTTGCAagtttctctctagattctaACGCTAGCCCTTTTCTACTCTGGTGGGAGAGACATTTCTGAGAGGGTAAACTGCTATGAATGTATGGATGTGATAGAAAGATGTTTCTGTGTCCACCTGGATTCAGTTCTGTGTCCTGTGGTTGAGGTAGTGTCTGTTTGATAGAGCCCATCTCTGACTGGATTCCCTGAGTGAGAGTACATGGTGCTCTCACAGTGCATCTTGAGAGGGATACATGCTCTCTTGCATTATCCTTCATCTCTGTTCCTTCTTCTATACTCATTTTCAGATTTTCTTCCTTTGTCTTAAAGATAAGACTATGCTGAGATGATTCAGGACAAGAAATAGCAGATTTCAGATGTTCATTGCTTTCATTCTCTTTCGTAACTTCCTTGTAAGACTCTGATGAGTCCATAACTGATGAATCTGTAATTGAATCATACTGTAGACCTTGGTCTGTATCTACTGAGCTTGGTCGACATTGTGGGTTTGTGGTATTATACTCTTGTTCCTGTTCAAAACCCGTAAGGACCTCCTTGTCCCTTAGTTTTCCTACTCTGTCACCCTGCTCTGATTCAACTCCATCACATGTCTGATAAACACTATTCATCTTGTCAGAGCCTTCTATCTGCCGTCGATGAACAAGTTCAGATGCAAGGGTCTTTCCAACATTACATTCCAGGGTAACACCCTCCATGTGTGTTTGGGCACCTTTTCCAATGGAGTCCTTAACTCCGTCTGTGCTAGCTGTTTGGCCACTAAACACATTCTTACAAATGTAGTCCTGGATATCCTCTGGGGAGATTTCACTCACCAAGTTCTCTCTTGTCAGGAATGCTTTCACTGCCTCTTCTATGCAGAACAGAATACTTTCCCAGTCTTTGAATTCAATCAGGGTCTTGGCGGGCTCAAGGCATATGTCATACTCAGAGTAGTGGCACATGATATTGATGACATACATTGCATGTAGCTCAGCTCCTCTTCTCTGCTTTGGGCTCCTAATGGCAGGAGGTGTACCAGGGCTGTCATTCTGCCGACTTGAACTGCCTACTTTGCGTAGGAGAAGGTTCAGCAGCTTGTGGATGCGGGTTTTGAGAAGTAGCCTGTCATTCACATAGAGGAACTGTAAGGTGTTGTTGTAGTGGCCTTCCCGTCCTACATAACCGCTTGCTTCAAACTGTGCATGGGAGTGGTTGATTTCCCCAAGCTTTTGGGCCCTACCTAAACCATGGATCTGAACAAACCTGTAGTAAGTGTTTCGGGCTTTGGAGAGCTGCACCACCATGGTCCCTGTGCAGTCATTCTTCAGtgtgaaagagacagaggggtgaATGAGTGAAATGGCCTCCACTCTCTGCCTGATCCGTTCAAACTCCAGCACGCTATCCATCCTGTTTCTCCTCACTGGCATGTTGTGGAAGAAGTTACAAATAACAACAGTCGTCCCTGCAGATGGGCGGGTAGTCTCAGCCTCAAACACGTCCAAGCCTTTACCATCCTTGAAGACTTTCACATGagtcttcacagacattttggTCCTGGATGATATCTCCACCAGCATGGCGAGATTAGCAATGCTGGCAACAGCTTCTCCTCTGAATCCATAGAATTTGAGATTATCTAGGTCCTCTAAAGAACTGCATTTGCTTGTGAAGTATCTGTTTCCGACAGACTCCATATCCTCTATGTCCATCCCTGAGCCATTGTCTATAACCTGCACTTTGAAGGCTTCGATGTCCACCCTCACACCCACGCATGTTGCACTAGCATCAATACTGTTCAGAATAAGCTCTTCAAGACACTGCTGTAATGAAAATATTGCTATTCCAGACCGAAGCTTACCTTGAACTTCTTTTGACAAACACTTAATCATATTTATAACGTTAGACCTTGGTTAATTTCTAAGGACAACAAGGAGCCACTGAtgtgtaacattagctagctatcctgttaacgttagctagccaagaTTCAAACTAGTGCTTTCCAACCGACAATTTAGCTAACGTGACAGGTACGGGCAGCGGGTGGGTGTTTTAAATTGATACGACCAACGTCTGCAGTCTCTGTCTGGATTTTAAGTCGTTTGGAAGCCTCGAAATCCTCGATTTTTACTAAACATGTTCATTCCAGCAGCGACTGTTTACATTGTGAAGTCTATGGTAGCTTGCGCCACACCGGTTTCTTACCCTGTTTAAGGAGAAAACACTGCCCCCTGAAGGCATGAAAGACCATGTTCCTAGAGGACTGAATATTTTAGTGTGTGAAGCAAGATCAAACACGCCTTAAATCATCATGCAAGAAATATACAATTAAATTgtgttaaatattttattttagttGTATTTTAAATATTACACATTAACACACAATTCAGAGTTAAGGCCTAACATACATTGAAATAAGTTTAAATTATTTACAGTACATTTCTAAAGCTTTCCATTTCAAGAACTCTAACAAAACAATCCTCATTTTAAATAACAAGTATATCTCACACGTTAGTTTGGAATGTAATAGTGTATGAAATAAATTCAAGGGCGAACTATTTTGAATGTTGAGTGATCCAAACTCTTGACGTTCTTCTCATTCTTGAACTCTGCTTTGATGATTTGTGACTTGGGGCTCCCAGTGGACTTCAGCCAATCCTGCATCTGTCTCACCTTGTTGCTTGGACCTTGAAGCTGCCCCTGCACAGTTCCTGCCTCTGTGTTCTGCACCCAGCCGACCAAACCTAGCTTTTTCCCCTCTGTCTGAAAAACACCACCAAATATGGCAGAAGGAGAGGTCATCATTACTCAGGAGTACTTCCTTTAAGAGCCACAAGGTATACATATTTTTTATTCcagctcagcactacaacccctgATGTGTCTTGGCCAGGACCTCCAGGCCAGGGCTGCTTACTCCTGCTAGCATGACTGAGTGACAAAGAAATTAAATGAAGCACATCATACAGCTGAAAACATAAATGAGTAGCAATGAAAGTATGCGTATGTCCAATCTACTGACTGACAGTCAGCCTGCTAATTGACCATGTGTTACTAAGCATAGGTATGAAACATGACTTTCAAATGACAAATCATAATAATGGCTTATGTCCTAGTATTGTATTCTTACCTGAGTGTATTTTCGAAAAAATACACCTTGAACTCTCCCAAATATTTCATAATCTACTGAAATCATCTCTTCAGTAGACATCCCAGCTGTCTTAATGAAAAGCAAAAAAATCTATATCAATATTTTTGAAGGGTTCAATTCAACACAAATGCGAGTAGCTACCTAGATAGTTTGGCCAATCTAGCTGTTTTACTTTGTTATACCTATTTATTAGTCTCAGACATCCCAGGCCTAGGGAAGATTGCGGTCTGCCTAGAGACTACCTATTTATTGTAGTTAGCTAGTTGCAGATGTAACTAGGTTACTTACATACAGCTTCACCAAAACAGCATGCTTAGCCATAGCTTTGGTACAGACTCCCTGTGTTGTGTCCCAAAGCTAGTTTAGCCTCCACTTtcattactgtagctagctaactagcttgctaACCTGTGATCTTCATTTACCCCTTATCAGTGCAATTAGAACAAGCGCATAATATTGTCATTGTTTATATAGCTAGTTTACTAAATCATACCTTAGCTCAGCTTCCTCCAAAATGGTTTGGCAGTTTGGAGATTTTCATTCAGACAGCTATTTTTCGTAACATCCGGTCAATGCTTCCGGATGACAGCACTGCACCAATCAGAAAACGTTAACAAAATACTTTGTTTCTAGGCAACTGATACCAACAAAACAGGTGCTAAGTGTGTGCATGTTGCTACTTCTGTCAACATTTTGGAGATATTCACAACCTAATTTTAAAGAAGATAAGTAGTCATGTCTTGGAGTAGCCATTGCTAAGCTGTAGTGAAATGCTGAAAGAGAATCACAAAGAGAAATCTGCCAATTCAAGAAGGAGAGCAGCTGGTGAGTCAATTCATGTAACGTTTAGCTAGCTAAGTCatatagttagttagctagctaggcctCATCTTCTCAACAAGTAAAATCAACCCCTAATCAGCTAGTTCTTTGGGGGTATAATTATGCATCGGTTGCAAATGGCTCAGCATCCTCACCCTGACCCTTTTCTTTTATTGGATAAAGAAGTGCTATTGGAAAAACTCCCACCTGTGAAGGACCGCTCAAGAGCTTTGCATCACCCTTTGAAACATCAGACCAGCCTTCGAGAGCAACCTTTTGAGGATCATAGATCAAGGGACAGGACTGCCATGAATGAATGGCAGCAACAGTATTCCCAAGATACATTTCATCAATCCAAATATTCCTCCCAAAGCAGAACACATAACTCAGCAAGGACAAAATATGTTTACCCTGAAGAACCAGGTGATAGTGTGTCTGGGGGGAAAGCAGATGGAGTGGACAAGGCATTTTCACTGGAGCCTGTTTACCATAAAAGAACTCTAATCATAGATAGGTTGAGTAATGACGAGGTAGCTTGTAAACCTAATGAGTTTCAAAGACTCCCTCCGTATTTTCCCTCACCACCACATGATCATTCAGAGTATGATAGAAGAAGTGGCATAATAAGCCATAGAAGGCCGGTTGAGGATCCTTCACCATCATTGGAAGAGAACACAAACAGCAGAAGGGTTGCTGGGTACAAACGATCAAAGGGAGAGCAGCAGAGGCTGGATTATGAGCGGAGGATGGCAAGGAAAATTGAAATGGATAAACTAATACTTCAGGAAAAGCTGTTGAAAACTCAGGAAAAAGTGAGAGAAAtgcagcagagggagagaacTGTCTCAGGTGATAACACTAAGAGGGCAGAGAGGCATATTAGGAGACCAGTGGAAAGAGAAAAGGAGTGGATCGAGAGCAAGGTGTCCTCAGCTGAGCAGagaagggaaaaggagagagttCACGAgatggaaaggagggagaggttgATGATGAGGAATAAAAGCCGGGAGGATAttgagtggcagagagagaaaaaagaagagTTAaatagggagagaagagagaagaagagggcaCTTGCAGAAGAGTGGGAGAGGTTGGAAAGAATGGAAAGGGAAATTGTGAACAAGCCAGAGTGGAGTAGAGACAGGAGGGCTGAGAAGGACCTAGAGCAACAGAGGGAGAAAAATGGAGAGTGGAGCAGGAGGGCTATAGAAAGGGAGAATGAAAAGGATTCAAAttgggagagggagaaaatatTTGAGAGGAataggtgggagagggagaaagtgaaagagagagaacgaaatggggagaaggttgagaagaaaagagactgggagagggagtaTAAGTGGGAAAGGTCTTCTAGAGAGAGGTATGTTTCAGCTGATGATAAGAGGAAGGAGCGTGACATATTTCATAGAGGGCTGGATCAGGAGGGACAGCTTAAAACTGCACATAGATCAGTGCCAGGGAGCCGCAGTAGCATCAATTGTAGAAAAATATCTCGAGAAGCTTCCCACACATCACCCTCGGTTCACCGCCAGTCAAGTCGGCTACTGCAAATGGAACTCAGCCCAGTGGAGAGTGCTGACAATGCTTGCCTCCAGCTCATCCCTTGCAGGATTTGCCACAGAAAATTTGCTGCAGAGAGACTAGAGAAGCACCTTCAGGTCTGTGAGAGGATGCAGCGCTCCAGCCGCAAAGTCTTTGACTCCTCCAAGTACAGGGCCAAGGGAACTGACCTGGAAGAGTTCATGAAAACCAACTCAAGAACCAAGTCTCCTGAGGTAAGAGTTTTTCCCCAATTTCTTTAACTTGGGGAAATAATGGTATTTTTCTCATTTCTCATGCCATTTCTGAACCCTGGTTAATATGATTTTGGCTTGATTTACAGCTAAAGAAGAGCAACTGGAGGCAGAAACACGAGGCATTCATTCGTAATCTGCGCCAAGCCCATGTTCCAGCAACAGGTGCTTTGCATCCCCAACCACCTATCCAAGACAATGATGATTATGTGACCTGCCCTCACTGTGCCCGCCGATTTGCCCCTGGGCCAGCAGAGCGACATATCCCCAAGTGCCAGAACATCAAGAGTCGCCCTCCACCTCCCCGCCACCGCCGCTGACAAAACCAACTAATTTGCAATGATGTTTATAAAAAAGCATTCAAAactacattttacatttgagtcatttagcagaagctcgacctacaattagtgcattcatcttaaaacagctaggtgggacaaccacatatctcagttataataagtacatttttcctcaataaagtagctatcagcaaagtcagtgctagtaggggggaaaaagtcaagagcGAATGTTAGTTCACAAAAGGCAATTATTTTGTatataaaattgtaaaaaaaaaatttgggggggTACTATGGGATTATTTAATAAActtttgaagaggtagggtttcagatgttaaATCTAAAACCCTGATGCAATTTGATACCTAAAAGCCTCTGCATTAACTTACATTCTTATAGAGCAAAATGTACAAGTATGGCGTTGTGGTTTAGTATGAGAGTATTTAGTTTAAAATAACATTTGttcaaaataacattttgaatTGTATAGTTTTTACACATTTTTCACACTGCCTTTGAAGTGGGGGGGAACTAAACTATTTAGATGTCATGTCTAAATTGTAAATACTGTAGCAATACAGTATCAGATACTGCCGAACAAGATTGACAGACTGCAAAAGGGTTCAAAGAAAATGAAAACCAACGAGAACAATTGGTGGATTTTGaagcacaataaaaaaaaatacattttgcttTGTCTATAGTGTTTAGTTCATTTCAAAATTCATCTGACCTAAATGGGTCTAAATGTATTTTACATGAAGCATAACACAAAGGTGTCTCTATGAATGGTGGAACGTAAGACCACTGTAACGGTACAGCAACGCCATTTTATAATGTTGCCTAAGCTAAGCTAAACTAAGCTAAGCCATTGGAAGAAAAAAATATTGCAGAAATACAGTATAGGTGTAATATTTCAACATTAAACAAACTGTATAAAAAGCATAGCCTATTCTTTCTATTTGTGCACAATTCTTGGTTTAAGAGTATGCAAAGCACTAAGGAATAAGTACGTTCTCTTGCACTGATAAAGGAAATTGCAccagtgttgtgtactgtatcaATTAACTGCACACCAACCAAGAGTTGCAAGCCGTTGGTAAAGGACACGTAAAacacacacttactgtacacacaccacCGAGAGTAAACAAATATACAATGTGAATATTACACTTTTCACAAATAGTGTCAAAAGGATGAATCAATACTCAAAAACAggatgaacacaaagacaatataaACCTGAAAAAGAAACAGTTGAGAAAACATTTAATAGAGAAAACAAAATATTACCATTAACTTTACGAAAACAAGCTTTTCTACATTCTAGGAAGACAACTGTACTAATGACATCACCTTTTACAGAAGGAAGGTTAACCATAAAATGACCATTTC contains:
- the mlh3 gene encoding DNA mismatch repair protein Mlh3 isoform X3, whose product is MIKCLSKEVQGKLRSGIAIFSLQQCLEELILNSIDASATCVGVRVDIEAFKVQVIDNGSGMDIEDMESVGNRYFTSKCSSLEDLDNLKFYGFRGEAVASIANLAMLVEISSRTKMSVKTHVKVFKDGKGLDVFEAETTRPSAGTTVVICNFFHNMPVRRNRMDSVLEFERIRQRVEAISLIHPSVSFTLKNDCTGTMVVQLSKARNTYYRFVQIHGLGRAQKLGEINHSHAQFEASGYVGREGHYNNTLQFLYVNDRLLLKTRIHKLLNLLLRKVGSSSRQNDSPGTPPAIRSPKQRRGAELHAMYVINIMCHYSEYDICLEPAKTLIEFKDWESILFCIEEAVKAFLTRENLVSEISPEDIQDYICKNVFSGQTASTDGVKDSIGKGAQTHMEGVTLECNVGKTLASELVHRRQIEGSDKMNSVYQTCDGVESEQGDRVGKLRDKEVLTGFEQEQEYNTTNPQCRPSSVDTDQGLQYDSITDSSVMDSSESYKEVTKENESNEHLKSAISCPESSQHSLIFKTKEENLKMSIEEGTEMKDNAREHVSLSRCTVRAPCTLTQGIQSEMGSIKQTLPQPQDTELNPGGHRNIFLSHPYIHSSLPSQKCLSHQSRKGLALESREKLATKRKWPMVEGPGHLHVYNKESKDLPTGIPSKISTFMSCQKLALYKEVGSLDRFRRIYGKLTKSNPVPVDVNSNYLAIDATASQTEHLVMNAKAVLPYLEADQERDVTESRLDLMKDHKSPLTLSMFTKLKYLSARSSEISLATKLSHLKHQRTEVATSAFVHPPETTSNEDICPQDTVENNAILDINNGEQHNNTGRNRDFIPGCSTNPLPDEKEANNVTASCDWLHHYDDTVGKLVYINKVTGLSKYEAPSAEETQVSCTSDVTNMAISVISKKDGIQDSNSLSSLYSEWTNPVFARPPMVGVDISSVQAEGLAVKIHNILFPYRFSKDMIHSMKVIHQVDKKFLACLINTQDQEPVACSETDGNLLVLVDQHAAHERVRLENLVADSYEDDPETPGERRLCSSTVAPPLEVSVTEEELRLLRSCRPSFRGLGLEMQFSQIGDPQVLVGKVPMCFTEKESNELRRGRRSIIKPIVEEYLQEQIELLRSTGRVRGTLPLTVLKVLASLACHGECYFLIQWSYCTLYTFLISVMAQTGAIKFNDRLSKEECCSLVGALSSCQLPFQCAHGRPSIAPLVDVLHLNDQEEPPRPNLRKLRRMYKAWELYGNR
- the mlh3 gene encoding DNA mismatch repair protein Mlh3 isoform X2: MIKCLSKEVQGKLRSGIAIFSLQQCLEELILNSIDASATCVGVRVDIEAFKVQVIDNGSGMDIEDMESVGNRYFTSKCSSLEDLDNLKFYGFRGEAVASIANLAMLVEISSRTKMSVKTHVKVFKDGKGLDVFEAETTRPSAGTTVVICNFFHNMPVRRNRMDSVLEFERIRQRVEAISLIHPSVSFTLKNDCTGTMVVQLSKARNTYYRFVQIHGLGRAQKLGEINHSHAQFEASGYVGREGHYNNTLQFLYVNDRLLLKTRIHKLLNLLLRKVGSSSRQNDSPGTPPAIRSPKQRRGAELHAMYVINIMCHYSEYDICLEPAKTLIEFKDWESILFCIEEAVKAFLTRENLVSEISPEDIQDYICKNVFSGQTASTDGVKDSIGKGAQTHMEGVTLECNVGKTLASELVHRRQIEGSDKMNSVYQTCDGVESEQGDRVGKLRDKEVLTGFEQEQEYNTTNPQCRPSSVDTDQGLQYDSITDSSVMDSSESYKEVTKENESNEHLKSAISCPESSQHSLIFKTKEENLKMSIEEGTEMKDNAREHVSLSRCTVRAPCTLTQGIQSEMGSIKQTLPQPQDTELNPGGHRNIFLSHPYIHSSLPSQKCLSHQSRKGLALESREKLATKRKWPMVEGPGHLHVYNKESKDLPTGIPSKISTFMSCQKLALYKEVGSLDRFRRIYGKLTKSNPVPVDVNSNYLAIDATASQTEHLVMNAKAVLPYLEADQERDVTESRLDLMKDHKSPLTLSMFTKLKYLSARSSEISLATKLSHLKHQRTEVATSAFVHPPETTSNEDICPQDTVENNAILDINNGEQHNNTGRNRDFIPGCSTNPLPDEKEANNVTASCDWLHHYDDTVGKLVYINKVTGLSKYEAPSAEETQVSCTSDVTNMAISVISKKGIEYRCYPFQMDLVLPFLPKSKSGRVLSSGPDNRDGIQDSNSLSSLYSEWTNPVFARPPMVGVDISSVQAEGLAVKIHNILFPYRFSKDMIHSMKVIHQVDKKFLACLINTQDQEPVACSETDGNLLVLVDQHAAHERVRLENLVADSYEDDPETPGERRLCSSTVAPPLEVSVTEEELRLLRSCRPSFRGLGLEMQFSQIGDPQVLVGKVPMCFTEKESNELRRGRRSIIKPIVEEYLQEQIELLRSTGRVRGTLPLTVLKVLASLACHGAIKFNDRLSKEECCSLVGALSSCQLPFQCAHGRPSIAPLVDVLHLNDQEEPPRPNLRKLRRMYKAWELYGNR